In a single window of the Cucumis melo cultivar AY chromosome 11, USDA_Cmelo_AY_1.0, whole genome shotgun sequence genome:
- the LOC103490576 gene encoding UDP-galactose/UDP-glucose transporter 5B, with the protein MAEPTDKDNKLWKGLFAVAGIMTTLVTYGVLQEKIMRVPYGVNKDYFKHSLFLVFCNRITTSAVSAGVLLASKKTVDPVAPVYKYCLVSITNILTTTCQYEALKYVSFPVQTLAKCAKMIPVMVWGTIIMQKKYKGHDYLLALIVTLGCSIFVLYPASAEISPYDRGRESTVWGVSLMIGYLGFDGFTSTFQDKLFKGYNMDIHNQIFYTTLCSCILSLTGLILQGHLLPAIDFVYLHKDCFFDIAFLSTVATASQFFISYTIRTFGALTFATIMTTRQLVSIMLSCVWFSHPLSWEQWIGAVLVFGSIYARSFLRNATQKLPTSETPEDRSSSPINRSSSPVNRSSSPMKESP; encoded by the exons ATGGCCGAACCTACTGATAAAGATAATAAACTATGGAAAGGGTTATTTGCTGTTGCTGGAATCATGACCACCCTCGTCACCTACGGAGTCTTACAG GAAAAGATCATGAGAGTTCCATATGGGGTGAACAAAGATTATTTTAAGCATTcattgtttcttgttttttgtAACCGCATCACCACTTCTGCAGTTTCTGCAGGTGTTTTACTG gcAAGTAAAAAGACAGTGGACCCTGTAGCCCCAGTTTACAAATACTGCCTTGTTTCAATAACAAATATATTGACCACCACATGTCAGTATGAG GCTCTCAAGTATGTCAGTTTTCCTGTTCAAACTCTGGCAAAGTGTGCTAAAATGATACCTGTCATG GTGTGGGGTACCATTATTATGCAAAAGAAATATAAGGGTCATGACTATTTGCTGGCTCTTATTGTGACTCTGGGTTGTTCGATATTTGTTCTCTATCCG GCATCGGCTGAGATTAGTCCGTACGATAGAGGAAGGGAAAGCACTGTTTGGGGTGTCTCGCTTATGATTGGTTATCTTGG GTTTGATGGCTTTACAAGTACATTTCAAGATAAACTTTTCAAAGGCTATAATATGGACATACACAATCAAATTTTCTATACAACTTTGTGTTCTTGCATTCTTAGTCTGACAG GTCTTATATTACAAGGTCATCTACTCCCTGCAATTGATTTTGTTTATCTTCATAAGGATTGTTTCTTCGACATTGCATTTCTCTCCACA GTAGCAACTGCTAgtcaattttttatttcttacaCAATTCGAACTTTTGGAGCTCTGACTTTTGCCACCATAATGACAACAAGACAG TTGGTCAGCATCATGTTATCTTGCGTATGGTTTTCTCATCCTCTTAGTTGGGAACAATGGATTGGAGCT GTTTTGGTCTTTGGTTCGATTTATGCTAGAAGCTTCCTGCGAAATGCAACTCAGAAACTTCCAACTTCTGAAACGCCGGAGGACCGTTCTTCAAGCCCTATAAACCGATCATCAAGCCCGGTGAACCGATCTTCGAGCCCGATGAAGGAGAGTCCATGA
- the LOC103490575 gene encoding DNA repair protein RAD51 homolog 4 isoform X3 — MAPLKSLEELYPFIDSNFLTFCASHGIFTVEDFLIHDLYVLAAFAEQQPASEKLKQVKPSLHFPFSCLSFTVLNFSISYMCTQGITQILSIIDVTERQPWLNGLELLEDARENKHILSIGFERVDVLLGGGLREGQLTEIVGPSSSGKTQVCLRAASNVAKNYNAEVFYVDTGNSFSPQRISGFVNWKPGTALDWTCKGDRRVQFLIIDSISSLITPILGGSSSQGHALMISAGTLLKKIAHEHNIAVLVTNHTVGGDRGTSKPALGESWKSVPHVRLQLSRDAGSNVYQASILKHSSMASGTAARFVMYE, encoded by the exons atggcGCCACTGAAGTCTCTGGAGGAGCTTTACCCATTCATAGACTCTAATTTCCTAACCTTTTGTGCTTCACACGGCATTTTCACTG TGGAGGATTTCCTCATCCATGATCTATACGTTTTAGCTGCTTTTGCAGAACAACAGCCTGCATCAGAGAAATTGAAGCAGGTGAAACCTTCCTTACACTTTCCATTCTCTTGTTTATCATTCACTGTACTCAACTTCTCTATATCTTATATGTGTACACAGGGAATTACCCAAATCCTTTCAATAATTGATGTTACTGAACGACAACCATGGTTGAACGGTTTGGAGCTCTTGGAAGATGCTCGAGAAAATAAGCATATTCTGTCTATTGGTTTTGAAAG GGTTGATGTTTTGCTTGGAGGTGGGCTACGCGAGGGACAATTGACTGAGATTGTTGGGCCCTCGTCTTCTGGTAAAACTCAG GTTTGTCTGCGAGCTGCTTCAAATGTGGCAAAGAACTACAATGCTGAGGTTTTCTACGTGGACACAGGGAATTCCTTTTCACCCCAACGCATCTCAGGCTTTGTTAATTGGAAGCCCGGAACTGCTTTAGATTGG ACGTGCAAAGGGGATCGAAGAGTGCAGTTCCTGATTATAGATTCAATTTCTTCGCTAATTACACCCATCCTCGGTGGAAGTAGTTCACAGG GACACGCTTTGATGATATCTGCTGGAACTCTACTGAAGAAAATAGCTCATGAACATAATATAGCTGTATTG GTAACAAATCACACTGTGGGTGGAGATAGAGGCACTTCAAAACCTGCCCTAGGAGAGAGTTGGAAGAGTGTTCCACACGTGAGGCTTCAGCTTTCCCGAGATGCAGGAAGCAATGTCTACCAAGCTTCAATATTAAAGCACTCGTCCATG
- the LOC103490575 gene encoding DNA repair protein RAD51 homolog 4 isoform X4, with amino-acid sequence MAPLKSLEELYPFIDSNFLTFCASHGIFTVEDFLIHDLYVLAAFAEQQPASEKLKQVKPSLHFPFSCLSFTVLNFSISYMCTQGITQILSIIDVTERQPWLNGLELLEDARENKHILSIGFERVDVLLGGGLREGQLTEIVGPSSSGKTQVCLRAASNVAKNYNAEVFYVDTGNSFSPQRISGFVNWKPGTALDWSEQSMLQQVMSSISCHSVFDIFALFDVLHRLEFNLRSQTCKGDRRVQFLIIDSISSLITPILGGSSSQGHALMISAGTLLKKIAHEHNIAVL; translated from the exons atggcGCCACTGAAGTCTCTGGAGGAGCTTTACCCATTCATAGACTCTAATTTCCTAACCTTTTGTGCTTCACACGGCATTTTCACTG TGGAGGATTTCCTCATCCATGATCTATACGTTTTAGCTGCTTTTGCAGAACAACAGCCTGCATCAGAGAAATTGAAGCAGGTGAAACCTTCCTTACACTTTCCATTCTCTTGTTTATCATTCACTGTACTCAACTTCTCTATATCTTATATGTGTACACAGGGAATTACCCAAATCCTTTCAATAATTGATGTTACTGAACGACAACCATGGTTGAACGGTTTGGAGCTCTTGGAAGATGCTCGAGAAAATAAGCATATTCTGTCTATTGGTTTTGAAAG GGTTGATGTTTTGCTTGGAGGTGGGCTACGCGAGGGACAATTGACTGAGATTGTTGGGCCCTCGTCTTCTGGTAAAACTCAG GTTTGTCTGCGAGCTGCTTCAAATGTGGCAAAGAACTACAATGCTGAGGTTTTCTACGTGGACACAGGGAATTCCTTTTCACCCCAACGCATCTCAGGCTTTGTTAATTGGAAGCCCGGAACTGCTTTAGATTGG AGTGAACAGAGCATGCTTCAGCAAGTAATGAGCAGTATTTCATGTCACTCTGTGTTTGACATTTTTGCGCTGTTCGATGTCTTGCATCGGTTGGAATTCAATTTGAGATCCCAG ACGTGCAAAGGGGATCGAAGAGTGCAGTTCCTGATTATAGATTCAATTTCTTCGCTAATTACACCCATCCTCGGTGGAAGTAGTTCACAGG GACACGCTTTGATGATATCTGCTGGAACTCTACTGAAGAAAATAGCTCATGAACATAATATAGCTGTATTG TAA
- the LOC103490575 gene encoding DNA repair protein RAD51 homolog 4 isoform X5: MAPLKSLEELYPFIDSNFLTFCASHGIFTVEDFLIHDLYVLAAFAEQQPASEKLKQGITQILSIIDVTERQPWLNGLELLEDARENKHILSIGFERVDVLLGGGLREGQLTEIVGPSSSGKTQVCLRAASNVAKNYNAEVFYVDTGNSFSPQRISGFVNWKPGTALDWTCKGDRRVQFLIIDSISSLITPILGGSSSQGHALMISAGTLLKKIAHEHNIAVLVTNHTVGGDRGTSKPALGESWKSVPHVRLQLSRDAGSNVYQASILKHSSMASGTAARFVMYE, from the exons atggcGCCACTGAAGTCTCTGGAGGAGCTTTACCCATTCATAGACTCTAATTTCCTAACCTTTTGTGCTTCACACGGCATTTTCACTG TGGAGGATTTCCTCATCCATGATCTATACGTTTTAGCTGCTTTTGCAGAACAACAGCCTGCATCAGAGAAATTGAAGCAG GGAATTACCCAAATCCTTTCAATAATTGATGTTACTGAACGACAACCATGGTTGAACGGTTTGGAGCTCTTGGAAGATGCTCGAGAAAATAAGCATATTCTGTCTATTGGTTTTGAAAG GGTTGATGTTTTGCTTGGAGGTGGGCTACGCGAGGGACAATTGACTGAGATTGTTGGGCCCTCGTCTTCTGGTAAAACTCAG GTTTGTCTGCGAGCTGCTTCAAATGTGGCAAAGAACTACAATGCTGAGGTTTTCTACGTGGACACAGGGAATTCCTTTTCACCCCAACGCATCTCAGGCTTTGTTAATTGGAAGCCCGGAACTGCTTTAGATTGG ACGTGCAAAGGGGATCGAAGAGTGCAGTTCCTGATTATAGATTCAATTTCTTCGCTAATTACACCCATCCTCGGTGGAAGTAGTTCACAGG GACACGCTTTGATGATATCTGCTGGAACTCTACTGAAGAAAATAGCTCATGAACATAATATAGCTGTATTG GTAACAAATCACACTGTGGGTGGAGATAGAGGCACTTCAAAACCTGCCCTAGGAGAGAGTTGGAAGAGTGTTCCACACGTGAGGCTTCAGCTTTCCCGAGATGCAGGAAGCAATGTCTACCAAGCTTCAATATTAAAGCACTCGTCCATG
- the LOC103490575 gene encoding DNA repair protein RAD51 homolog 4 isoform X1: MAPLKSLEELYPFIDSNFLTFCASHGIFTVEDFLIHDLYVLAAFAEQQPASEKLKQVKPSLHFPFSCLSFTVLNFSISYMCTQGITQILSIIDVTERQPWLNGLELLEDARENKHILSIGFERVDVLLGGGLREGQLTEIVGPSSSGKTQVCLRAASNVAKNYNAEVFYVDTGNSFSPQRISGFVNWKPGTALDWSEQSMLQQVMSSISCHSVFDIFALFDVLHRLEFNLRSQTCKGDRRVQFLIIDSISSLITPILGGSSSQGHALMISAGTLLKKIAHEHNIAVLVTNHTVGGDRGTSKPALGESWKSVPHVRLQLSRDAGSNVYQASILKHSSMASGTAARFVMYE; this comes from the exons atggcGCCACTGAAGTCTCTGGAGGAGCTTTACCCATTCATAGACTCTAATTTCCTAACCTTTTGTGCTTCACACGGCATTTTCACTG TGGAGGATTTCCTCATCCATGATCTATACGTTTTAGCTGCTTTTGCAGAACAACAGCCTGCATCAGAGAAATTGAAGCAGGTGAAACCTTCCTTACACTTTCCATTCTCTTGTTTATCATTCACTGTACTCAACTTCTCTATATCTTATATGTGTACACAGGGAATTACCCAAATCCTTTCAATAATTGATGTTACTGAACGACAACCATGGTTGAACGGTTTGGAGCTCTTGGAAGATGCTCGAGAAAATAAGCATATTCTGTCTATTGGTTTTGAAAG GGTTGATGTTTTGCTTGGAGGTGGGCTACGCGAGGGACAATTGACTGAGATTGTTGGGCCCTCGTCTTCTGGTAAAACTCAG GTTTGTCTGCGAGCTGCTTCAAATGTGGCAAAGAACTACAATGCTGAGGTTTTCTACGTGGACACAGGGAATTCCTTTTCACCCCAACGCATCTCAGGCTTTGTTAATTGGAAGCCCGGAACTGCTTTAGATTGG AGTGAACAGAGCATGCTTCAGCAAGTAATGAGCAGTATTTCATGTCACTCTGTGTTTGACATTTTTGCGCTGTTCGATGTCTTGCATCGGTTGGAATTCAATTTGAGATCCCAG ACGTGCAAAGGGGATCGAAGAGTGCAGTTCCTGATTATAGATTCAATTTCTTCGCTAATTACACCCATCCTCGGTGGAAGTAGTTCACAGG GACACGCTTTGATGATATCTGCTGGAACTCTACTGAAGAAAATAGCTCATGAACATAATATAGCTGTATTG GTAACAAATCACACTGTGGGTGGAGATAGAGGCACTTCAAAACCTGCCCTAGGAGAGAGTTGGAAGAGTGTTCCACACGTGAGGCTTCAGCTTTCCCGAGATGCAGGAAGCAATGTCTACCAAGCTTCAATATTAAAGCACTCGTCCATG
- the LOC103490575 gene encoding DNA repair protein RAD51 homolog 4 isoform X2, with translation MAPLKSLEELYPFIDSNFLTFCASHGIFTVEDFLIHDLYVLAAFAEQQPASEKLKQGITQILSIIDVTERQPWLNGLELLEDARENKHILSIGFERVDVLLGGGLREGQLTEIVGPSSSGKTQVCLRAASNVAKNYNAEVFYVDTGNSFSPQRISGFVNWKPGTALDWSEQSMLQQVMSSISCHSVFDIFALFDVLHRLEFNLRSQTCKGDRRVQFLIIDSISSLITPILGGSSSQGHALMISAGTLLKKIAHEHNIAVLVTNHTVGGDRGTSKPALGESWKSVPHVRLQLSRDAGSNVYQASILKHSSMASGTAARFVMYE, from the exons atggcGCCACTGAAGTCTCTGGAGGAGCTTTACCCATTCATAGACTCTAATTTCCTAACCTTTTGTGCTTCACACGGCATTTTCACTG TGGAGGATTTCCTCATCCATGATCTATACGTTTTAGCTGCTTTTGCAGAACAACAGCCTGCATCAGAGAAATTGAAGCAG GGAATTACCCAAATCCTTTCAATAATTGATGTTACTGAACGACAACCATGGTTGAACGGTTTGGAGCTCTTGGAAGATGCTCGAGAAAATAAGCATATTCTGTCTATTGGTTTTGAAAG GGTTGATGTTTTGCTTGGAGGTGGGCTACGCGAGGGACAATTGACTGAGATTGTTGGGCCCTCGTCTTCTGGTAAAACTCAG GTTTGTCTGCGAGCTGCTTCAAATGTGGCAAAGAACTACAATGCTGAGGTTTTCTACGTGGACACAGGGAATTCCTTTTCACCCCAACGCATCTCAGGCTTTGTTAATTGGAAGCCCGGAACTGCTTTAGATTGG AGTGAACAGAGCATGCTTCAGCAAGTAATGAGCAGTATTTCATGTCACTCTGTGTTTGACATTTTTGCGCTGTTCGATGTCTTGCATCGGTTGGAATTCAATTTGAGATCCCAG ACGTGCAAAGGGGATCGAAGAGTGCAGTTCCTGATTATAGATTCAATTTCTTCGCTAATTACACCCATCCTCGGTGGAAGTAGTTCACAGG GACACGCTTTGATGATATCTGCTGGAACTCTACTGAAGAAAATAGCTCATGAACATAATATAGCTGTATTG GTAACAAATCACACTGTGGGTGGAGATAGAGGCACTTCAAAACCTGCCCTAGGAGAGAGTTGGAAGAGTGTTCCACACGTGAGGCTTCAGCTTTCCCGAGATGCAGGAAGCAATGTCTACCAAGCTTCAATATTAAAGCACTCGTCCATG